In the genome of Afipia felis ATCC 53690, the window CGCGGCTCGAAGATGCATGGCGTTGAAGGTCCGTCGACCGATCGTCCGTCGGACAACATCTTCTCCCAGCATCGCCTGTGCCGTGATCTCGGCATGAGCCACTGGGAGTGGCTGGTCAATCTCGAGGAGCTGATCGGCAAGGGTGAAGTGCAGTTCTTCGGCGTTCCGCTGAAGTTCAAGGGCGGCTCGGGCTCGCCTGTGCGCGCTTTCGCCATCGTTGGCTAATCAACAAACGGAGCGGTGATGCGGCAAAACATCACCGCTTCAACAACGACGTCATAGCCTGGGGCGGCGAAGATCGCCGCCCCATTTTTTCATGATTGTTGTCGGAGACGATTGATGTCGGCCAAATTCGACGCCCTGTCCGCCGTGAAGCTGAAGCGCCTGATCGCCTGCAAGGAGGTCTCGCCGGTCGAAGTCACGCTGCGCGCATTGGAGGCCGCGCAGGCGACGCAATCGAGTCTCAATGCCTTCAGTACGTTGATGCCCGAGGCTGCGCTTGCCGCGGCGGTGGCGGCTGAGGACGCGGTGATGCGCGGCCAGCCGCTCGGCTTCCTCCACGGCATTCCGGTCAGCGTCAAGGATCTCATCGCCGTGGGCGGCGTAACTTATGCGTCCGGGTCGAAAGCGATGGCCAACAACATTGCCGCAGCAGACGCTCCGGCAGTGGAGCGTTTGCGGCAAGCTGGTGCAATCATCATCGGCAAGACGACGACGAGCGAGTTCGGCTGCAAGCCGGTCGGCGACAATCTGCTCACCGGCATCACGCGCAATCCGTGGAATCAGGGCAAGACGCCCGGCGGTTCGAGCGCCGGTGCGGCTGCGTCGATCGCGGCCGGCGTCACGCCGTTCGGCCTCGGCACCGATGGCGGCGGTTCGATTCGCATCCCGTGCAGCTTCTCCGGCCTTGCCGGCATCAAGGGGCATTTCGGCCGCGTGCCGATCTGGCCTGCCTCGGCCACGCCGACGCTCGCGCATGTCGGGCCGATGGCGCGCTCGATGCAGGATGCGGCGCTGCTGTTCTCCGCCATCGCGGGTTACGACACGCGCGATCCGTTCAGCGTCGCCGGCCCGGTGCCCGACCTGCTCGGCGCGACGCAAGCTTCCGTGAAGGGGATGCGTATCGCCTACAGCCCGACCTTCGGTTACGCCAGGCCGACGCCTGAAGTTCTCGAGGTGGTGGAGCGTGCGGTGCGCACGCTGGAGGATCTTGGCTGCGAGGTCGAGCAAGTCGACCGGCTGTTCGCAAAGGACCCGATGGATCTGTGGACAGCGGAATTCTACGCCGGCGTCGGCATCAAACTGCGGGATTTTGTCGAGAACAAGCGCGACATGCTCGATCCCGCGGTCGCCGACGTACTGGAAGGCGCGTTGTCGCAGGATATGCGTAGCTACTACACCAAGGTGTTCGAGCGCTATGCGTTCCGCGACGAGGTCCGTACGCTGTTCGAGACCTACGATGCCGTGGTCTCTCCGGTATTGCCGGTCTCCTCGCTCGATGTCGGCGTGAATATTCCGACGCATCTGTCCGACCGCAATCTGGTGTCGTGGGTCTACTACACCTATCCGTTCAATCTCACCGGCCAGCCGGCAGGTTCGGTTTGCGCGGGCATCGCAGCGGATGGCATGCCGGTCGGCCTGCACATCGTCGGTCGGGCGCTGGGCGAATATGACGTGGTTCGTCTGGGCGCGGCCTATGAGCGATCCCAGCCTCCGGGCTACAACCTCTGCCCGGCGCTGAGGAGCGTTCTCGGCTGAGCGTGTTTCGGGCCGGCGCCGAAACAGGCGGCGACTGAAATCATCAAATATCGGTGCCCAGGAAACATCCGTCCGAATTAGCATTCGGGCGGATGTTGAGCGCCATTTCCGCTCGCCTGCCTCTATCGAGGCCCGCCCGAGGGCAGTCCCGCAGGCAGCCTCCGGCGCTTGTTCCGCTGCCAGTCGGAATTTTCAGGTTTCATCGGAACGCAATCGTGGCCGCGCGTCTTTAAGATAAAGGGAGAGAGACCCGACAACGCTGAAGGCGGCCACACCGCCTGATCCGCCGCGTTCGCGGGCTCCAAGCCAGGGAGGCTGCAATGCAGGTCAGGGATTTGATGTCGGAAGAAGTTTGCATCACGAGTCCCAACGACACGATTCAACAGGCGGCGACGCTGATGCTGGGACTGGACGTCGGCATGCTCCCGGTCGCGGAGAACGACCGACTGATCGGAATGATCTCAGACCGCGATATCGCCGTGCGGGCGGTGGCGCATGGCCGAGATTTCACGACGCCGGTTCGGGACGTGATGACGGAAGACGTCAGGTATTGCTTCGATCATCAGGATGCCGACGACGTCGCCCGCAACATGGCCTCCATTCAGGTGCGGCGGCTTCCGGTCGTGAACGACCAGAAGCGGCTCGTGGGCATTTTGTCGCTCAGTGACATCGCGAACTTCGCTGACGGAGACGGATCGCTCGCGCCGACATTGCGTGGAATTTCGAGGCCGGGTGGCGAACACCATCAGTAATGCGTGAAAACTGTTCATCGTGAATGCAGCGCCGAGGCGCAAAGCGCCAGTCGAGGAGCTGCATATATTTCAGGGGTTCGCAATGCTTGACGATCATGAAACGGAGCGCATGCTCGGTAAGGCCGTGCTGCAATGCTGGGGAAGGCTGCCTCACGATGTGCAGGAAATGATTTTCGAGGGGGCGGTTGATGGCGGCCCGAACAGGGCACGAAGCGATCTCGCCCTGCGTTTGCACGAGGTCCATCCCCGGACCGAACATAACTCGGCGTCGAAGCGGATTTGAGGGCGCCGCCGCTTGGACGTTGTGCGATTTGAATACGCGCAGCCTGCGCAATTTCAAAATATCTAATTGCCATCGGCAATAGACGGGTCATCGAAGAAGATGTCCGTGATGCTTGTCGCCTTCGTCTTGATTGATCCGGCCTTGTTCATGAATTGAAGAATGGACAGGAAGCCGCGCGGGGTGGTTGTCCATTGATTTTTCGGATCGCGGATGATTTTTTCGGCATCAACCACTGACATTTTCGAGTTTTCGGCTTTGACCCAGAGCGCGGCGATGCCAGCCGGGTCGGCCTTGATCATCTCCTCGCTTTCCCGAACCGCAGCGACAACTGCCTTTGTCACCTTTGGATTGGCCTGCACAAACTTCGATGTGGCCCAGAGGATGTTATTAGTGTGTTCGCCGCCAACCACGTCGTAGCTGTTCAGAACCATATGGGTCCGCTTGTCTTTCAGCTCGAGAGTTTGAAAGGGCTCGGTTCCGAAATGTGCATTGATCTCCGTATGCCCGCTTAACATCGCGGCCATCGCATCGGGATGGCCCATTGAGACGGTGAACGGGTCGAGCTTGCTCTGTTGGCCGGGACCGAACTGCTTTTCGGTAGCCATCTGGAGGACAACAGCCTGAATCGAAGTCTTGATGGCCGGGAGCGCGATTTTATCCGACGGTGAGAAGTCGGCTATGGTTTTGATCTTCGGGTTTATTGTGACCAGATAATACGGCATCAGGTTCAATCCGACGACGCCCTTCACCTTCAGATTGTTCTGCGTTTTATCCCAGATCGTAAGCAGCGGTGGAATTCCGCCCGCCGCGAAGTC includes:
- a CDS encoding amidase, with amino-acid sequence MSAKFDALSAVKLKRLIACKEVSPVEVTLRALEAAQATQSSLNAFSTLMPEAALAAAVAAEDAVMRGQPLGFLHGIPVSVKDLIAVGGVTYASGSKAMANNIAAADAPAVERLRQAGAIIIGKTTTSEFGCKPVGDNLLTGITRNPWNQGKTPGGSSAGAAASIAAGVTPFGLGTDGGGSIRIPCSFSGLAGIKGHFGRVPIWPASATPTLAHVGPMARSMQDAALLFSAIAGYDTRDPFSVAGPVPDLLGATQASVKGMRIAYSPTFGYARPTPEVLEVVERAVRTLEDLGCEVEQVDRLFAKDPMDLWTAEFYAGVGIKLRDFVENKRDMLDPAVADVLEGALSQDMRSYYTKVFERYAFRDEVRTLFETYDAVVSPVLPVSSLDVGVNIPTHLSDRNLVSWVYYTYPFNLTGQPAGSVCAGIAADGMPVGLHIVGRALGEYDVVRLGAAYERSQPPGYNLCPALRSVLG
- a CDS encoding CBS domain-containing protein, whose amino-acid sequence is MQVRDLMSEEVCITSPNDTIQQAATLMLGLDVGMLPVAENDRLIGMISDRDIAVRAVAHGRDFTTPVRDVMTEDVRYCFDHQDADDVARNMASIQVRRLPVVNDQKRLVGILSLSDIANFADGDGSLAPTLRGISRPGGEHHQ
- a CDS encoding ABC transporter substrate-binding protein — protein: MTFGGKMMRRQIAGLLTLLTVSTFSTTAPAETSTVRIAKQFGISYLTLTVMEERKLIEKHAKQEGLDVKTEWLRFSAGSGMNEALLAGNLDFAAGGIPPLLTIWDKTQNNLKVKGVVGLNLMPYYLVTINPKIKTIADFSPSDKIALPAIKTSIQAVVLQMATEKQFGPGQQSKLDPFTVSMGHPDAMAAMLSGHTEINAHFGTEPFQTLELKDKRTHMVLNSYDVVGGEHTNNILWATSKFVQANPKVTKAVVAAVRESEEMIKADPAGIAALWVKAENSKMSVVDAEKIIRDPKNQWTTTPRGFLSILQFMNKAGSIKTKATSITDIFFDDPSIADGN